In Solobacterium moorei, a single genomic region encodes these proteins:
- a CDS encoding conjugal transfer protein, whose product MNKRKTVLIAVAVGTGILAVMDRIRLHSKVNDLEERTKDIGRCHNDFCLMQERYNRNTNEQIASIQEEIGSVYEHIEELSKGKEDGR is encoded by the coding sequence ATGAACAAAAGAAAAACAGTATTGATAGCAGTAGCAGTTGGAACAGGTATTTTGGCAGTGATGGATAGAATCAGGCTTCACAGCAAAGTGAATGACTTGGAAGAAAGAACAAAGGACATCGGTCGCTGCCACAATGATTTTTGTCTAATGCAGGAAAGATATAACAGAAATACAAATGAACAGATTGCAAGTATTCAGGAAGAAATCGGCTCCGTATATGAGCATATAGAGGAGCTTTCAAAGGGTAAAGAAGATGGGAGGTAA
- a CDS encoding VirB6/TrbL-like conjugal transfer protein, CD1112 family, producing MFGIFDKIEEFFKDLLLGGIQANLESMFLDINDKVGAIATDVGKTPMGWNGQVFSFIKSINDSVIIPIAGLIITAVLCIELINMVMQKNNMHDTDTFEFFKYIIKMWIAVWLVSHAFQFSMAVFDVAQHMVNKAAGVINTSAVISGDQIVTMVEGLKDKGLGELVMILFETSLIKVAIQVISIVIMLVVYGRMFEIYVYSSVSAIPFATMGNKEWGQIGTNYIKGLFAIGLQGLFLMVCLGIYAVLVKTIQITDIHTSTFTILGYAVLLGLMMLKSGTLAKSVLNAH from the coding sequence ATGTTTGGGATATTCGACAAGATAGAGGAGTTTTTCAAAGATCTTCTACTGGGCGGTATCCAAGCAAACTTAGAGTCCATGTTTCTTGACATCAACGATAAAGTTGGTGCGATTGCAACGGATGTGGGAAAGACACCGATGGGGTGGAACGGACAGGTTTTTAGTTTTATCAAAAGCATTAACGACTCTGTCATTATCCCCATTGCAGGGCTAATCATAACGGCAGTCCTTTGTATCGAGCTTATCAATATGGTTATGCAAAAGAACAATATGCACGATACAGATACCTTTGAATTTTTCAAGTACATCATAAAGATGTGGATTGCCGTATGGTTAGTGTCCCATGCTTTTCAGTTTTCTATGGCAGTCTTTGATGTGGCACAGCACATGGTAAATAAAGCGGCAGGGGTAATTAATACCTCTGCCGTTATCTCCGGAGATCAGATTGTAACGATGGTAGAAGGCTTAAAAGATAAAGGTCTTGGAGAGCTTGTCATGATACTCTTTGAAACCTCGCTCATAAAGGTGGCAATACAGGTCATTTCCATTGTGATTATGCTTGTGGTATACGGCAGAATGTTTGAGATTTATGTTTACTCATCCGTTTCAGCCATTCCTTTTGCCACAATGGGAAACAAAGAGTGGGGACAAATCGGAACAAACTATATCAAAGGCTTATTTGCCATAGGCTTACAAGGACTCTTTTTAATGGTTTGTCTTGGAATATACGCAGTATTAGTTAAGACAATACAGATAACAGATATACACACAAGTACCTTTACGATACTTGGATATGCGGTTTTGCTAGGGTTAATGATGCTAAAGAGCGGAACACTGGCCAAAAGCGTATTAAATGCACACTAA
- a CDS encoding recombinase family protein has translation MLRQTNQQPITALYPRLSHEDELQGESNSISNQKRILETYAKQNGFSNLRWYTDDGYSGANFQRPGFQAMLADIEAGKVGTVIVKDMSRLGRNYLQVGMYTEMIFPQKGVRFIAINDGVDSAQGDNDFAPLRNIFNEWLVRDTSKKIKAVKRSKGMSGKPITSKPVYGYLMDEDENFIIDEEAAPVVKQIYNLCLAGNGPTKIARMLTEQQIPTPGTLEYRRTGSTRRYHPGYECKWATNTVVHILENREYTGCLVNFKTEKLSYKVKHSVENPPEKQVIFENHHEPIIDPQTWERVQELRKQRKRPNRYDEVGLFSGILFCADCGSVMYQQRYQTDKRKQDCYICGNYKKRTHDCTAHFIRTDLLTAGVLSNLRKVTSYAAKHEARFMKLLIEQNEDGGKRRNAAKKKELEAAEKRIAELSAIFKRLYEDSVTGRISDERFTELSADYEAEQRELKERAAAIQAELSKAQEATVNAEKFMNVVRRHTSFEELTPTLLREFVEKIVVHECSYDENKTRRQDIEIYYSFVGKVDLPE, from the coding sequence ATGTTAAGACAGACCAACCAACAACCAATTACCGCCCTTTACCCAAGACTTTCCCATGAGGACGAGCTGCAAGGCGAGAGCAATTCCATTTCCAATCAGAAGCGTATCCTTGAAACCTATGCAAAGCAGAACGGCTTTTCCAATCTGCGCTGGTACACGGACGACGGTTATTCTGGTGCGAACTTTCAAAGACCCGGTTTTCAAGCCATGCTTGCGGACATTGAAGCCGGAAAAGTCGGGACAGTTATCGTAAAGGATATGTCGAGGTTAGGGCGAAACTACCTGCAAGTGGGAATGTACACGGAAATGATTTTCCCACAGAAAGGTGTCCGCTTCATCGCTATCAATGACGGAGTGGACAGCGCACAGGGCGACAATGACTTTGCCCCGCTGCGGAATATCTTTAACGAATGGCTGGTGAGAGATACGAGCAAGAAAATCAAAGCAGTAAAACGCTCAAAAGGCATGAGTGGCAAGCCCATCACAAGCAAGCCTGTGTATGGCTACCTCATGGACGAGGACGAAAATTTCATTATTGACGAGGAAGCTGCACCCGTAGTCAAGCAGATATACAACCTCTGCCTTGCCGGGAATGGTCCGACCAAGATAGCCCGTATGCTCACAGAGCAGCAAATCCCCACGCCGGGGACGCTGGAATACCGCAGGACGGGCAGCACCCGCCGCTACCACCCCGGCTATGAGTGCAAGTGGGCGACCAATACCGTTGTGCATATCCTTGAAAACCGGGAATACACAGGCTGTCTGGTAAACTTCAAGACGGAAAAACTCTCTTACAAAGTCAAGCACAGTGTAGAAAATCCCCCGGAAAAGCAAGTGATTTTCGAGAATCACCACGAGCCTATCATAGACCCCCAAACATGGGAACGGGTGCAGGAGCTTCGCAAGCAGCGCAAACGCCCCAACCGCTATGATGAAGTGGGCTTGTTCTCCGGCATACTGTTCTGTGCGGACTGCGGCAGTGTGATGTATCAGCAGCGATACCAGACGGACAAACGCAAGCAGGACTGTTATATCTGCGGCAACTACAAGAAACGCACCCATGACTGTACGGCGCACTTTATCCGCACCGACCTCTTGACCGCTGGTGTACTCTCCAATCTGCGGAAAGTGACAAGCTATGCGGCAAAGCATGAAGCCCGGTTTATGAAGCTCTTGATTGAGCAGAACGAGGACGGAGGCAAACGCAGGAACGCCGCCAAGAAAAAGGAACTGGAAGCCGCCGAGAAACGCATAGCCGAGTTATCCGCTATCTTCAAGCGGCTGTATGAGGACAGCGTGACCGGGCGCATATCAGACGAGCGTTTCACAGAACTGTCGGCAGACTATGAAGCAGAGCAACGGGAACTGAAAGAAAGAGCCGCCGCTATCCAAGCGGAGCTTTCCAAAGCACAGGAAGCCACCGTGAACGCAGAAAAGTTTATGAATGTTGTCCGGCGGCATACCAGCTTTGAAGAACTTACCCCTACTCTGCTGCGGGAGTTTGTAGAGAAAATCGTTGTGCATGAGTGCAGCTATGACGAGAACAAGACCCGCAGACAGGACATTGAGATTTATTATTCTTTTGTTGGCAAGGTGGACTTGCCCGAATAA
- a CDS encoding transposon-encoded TnpW family protein produces MTETKQTSTTKTDRRPDCVTEIRMGNSVLTVSGFFKQGATDTAADKMMKVLEAEAATQKTAI; encoded by the coding sequence ATGACAGAAACGAAACAGACAAGCACCACCAAAACAGACCGCCGCCCGGACTGTGTGACGGAAATCCGCATGGGCAACTCCGTCCTTACCGTTTCCGGCTTCTTCAAGCAGGGCGCAACCGACACCGCAGCCGACAAGATGATGAAAGTGCTGGAAGCGGAAGCTGCTACACAAAAAACGGCGATTTGA
- a CDS encoding ATP-binding protein — protein sequence MKNEIEAMITDITTTTAEAEDYTGEDGLLYCGKCHTPKEAYFSKETAQWLGHDRHPAECDCQRAAREKQQAAESRQKHLETVEDLKRRGFTDPAMRNWTFEHDNGRNPQTETARFYVESWETMQAENIGYLFWGGVGTGKSYLAACIANALMEKEVAVRMTNFATILGDLAASFEGRNEYISRLCSYPLLILDDFGMERGTEYGLEQVYSVIDSRYRSGKPLIATTNLTLEELQHPQDTPHARIYDRLTSMCAPVRFTGSNFRKETAQEKLERLKQLMKQRKESL from the coding sequence ATGAAAAACGAGATTGAAGCTATGATTACGGACATTACAACCACTACCGCCGAAGCGGAGGACTACACAGGCGAGGACGGGCTTTTATACTGCGGCAAGTGCCATACGCCAAAAGAAGCCTACTTTTCAAAAGAAACCGCCCAATGGTTAGGGCATGACCGACACCCGGCAGAGTGCGACTGCCAGCGGGCAGCCCGTGAAAAGCAGCAAGCCGCCGAAAGCCGACAGAAGCACCTTGAAACAGTGGAGGACTTGAAACGCCGGGGCTTTACCGACCCCGCTATGCGGAACTGGACATTTGAGCATGACAACGGCAGAAACCCACAGACCGAAACCGCCCGCTTTTATGTGGAGAGCTGGGAAACCATGCAGGCTGAAAATATCGGCTACCTGTTTTGGGGCGGCGTGGGGACAGGAAAAAGCTACCTTGCCGCCTGTATTGCCAACGCCCTTATGGAAAAAGAGGTTGCCGTTCGCATGACAAACTTTGCAACGATACTGGGTGACCTTGCCGCCAGCTTTGAGGGCAGGAACGAATATATTTCCCGCCTTTGCAGCTACCCCCTGCTGATACTTGATGATTTCGGTATGGAGCGAGGGACAGAATACGGGCTGGAACAGGTTTACAGCGTGATTGACAGCCGTTACCGAAGCGGCAAGCCGCTGATCGCCACGACCAACCTCACGCTGGAGGAATTGCAGCACCCGCAGGACACGCCCCACGCCCGTATTTATGACAGGCTGACTTCCATGTGCGCCCCCGTCCGCTTCACGGGCAGCAACTTCCGAAAGGAAACCGCACAGGAAAAGCTGGAACGCTTAAAGCAACTGATGAAGCAGCGAAAGGAGAGCCTATGA
- a CDS encoding phage replisome organizer N-terminal domain-containing protein: protein MADNRKYYYLKLKENFFDSDSIVLLEDMKDGILYSNILLKLYLKSLKNGGKLQLDEHIPYTAQMIATLTRHQIGTVERALEIFRQLGLVEQLDSGAFYMTDIELMIGQSSTEAERKRAARLENKALLPPRTKGGHLSDIRPPEIELEKEIELEKEREGETGHPAPAAYGRYNNVILTDTELSGLKTELPDKWEYYIDRLSCHIASTGKQYHSHAATIYKWAQEDVAKGKAAPKQGIPDYSCKEGESL from the coding sequence ATGGCAGATAACCGCAAGTATTACTACCTCAAGCTGAAAGAGAACTTTTTTGACAGCGACTCCATTGTGCTGCTGGAAGATATGAAAGACGGGATTTTATATTCCAATATCCTCTTGAAGCTGTACTTAAAATCGCTGAAAAACGGCGGGAAATTGCAGCTTGACGAGCATATCCCCTACACAGCGCAGATGATAGCGACACTGACCCGCCACCAGATAGGGACGGTTGAGAGGGCTTTAGAGATTTTCCGGCAGTTGGGGCTTGTGGAGCAGCTTGACAGCGGGGCTTTCTATATGACCGACATTGAGCTGATGATAGGACAGTCCTCTACCGAAGCCGAGAGGAAACGGGCTGCAAGGCTGGAAAACAAGGCACTTTTACCGCCCCGGACAAAAGGCGGACATTTGTCCGACATTCGTCCACCAGAGATAGAGTTAGAGAAAGAGATAGAGTTAGAAAAAGAGAGAGAGGGAGAAACGGGACACCCCGCCCCTGCCGCTTATGGCAGATACAACAATGTGATACTGACCGATACAGAGCTTTCCGGGCTGAAAACAGAGCTGCCCGACAAGTGGGAGTATTATATTGACCGGCTTTCCTGCCATATCGCTTCCACCGGGAAGCAGTACCACAGCCATGCAGCCACCATTTACAAGTGGGCGCAGGAGGACGTTGCCAAAGGCAAGGCTGCCCCGAAACAGGGCATACCCGATTATTCATGCAAGGAGGGCGAGAGCTTATGA
- a CDS encoding relaxase/mobilization nuclease domain-containing protein, translating to MATFKHISSKNADYGAAEAYLTFEHDEFTMKPTLDENGRLIPREDYRISSLNCGGEDFAVACMRANLHYEKNQKREDVKNHHYIISFDPRDGTDNGLTVDRAQELGEQFCKEHFPGHQALICTHPDGHNHSGNIHVHIVINSLRIYEVPLLPYMDRPADTREGCKHRCTNAAMEYLKSEVMEMCHREGLYQIDLLNGSKERITEREYWAAKKGQLALDKENAVREAAGQPTKPTKFETDKAKLRRTIRQALSQAGSFDEFSSLLLREGVTVKESRGRLSYLTPDRTKPITARKLGDDFDKAAVLALLTQNAHRVVEQTTAIPEYPHTQKGRLREEKAAKTTPADNTLQRMVDREAKRAEGKGVGYDRWAAKHNLKQMAATVTAYQQYGFSSPEELDEACSAAYAAMQESLTELKQVEKTLNGKKELQRQVLAYSKTRPVRDGLKQQKNAKAKAAYRQKHESDFIIADAAARYFKENGISKLPSYKALQAEIESLIKEKNSGYNDYRAKREEYRRLQTVKCNIDQILRRERKPVKRQEQER from the coding sequence TTGGCAACATTCAAACATATCAGCTCTAAAAATGCCGACTATGGCGCAGCAGAAGCCTACCTCACATTTGAGCATGACGAGTTTACCATGAAGCCCACCCTTGATGAAAACGGGCGGCTGATACCGAGGGAGGATTACCGCATTTCTTCCCTTAACTGCGGGGGCGAGGATTTCGCCGTTGCCTGTATGCGAGCCAATCTCCACTATGAGAAAAACCAAAAACGGGAAGATGTGAAAAACCACCACTATATCATCAGCTTTGACCCACGGGACGGGACAGACAACGGCTTGACCGTAGACCGGGCGCAGGAGCTGGGCGAGCAGTTCTGCAAGGAGCATTTTCCCGGACACCAAGCCCTAATCTGCACCCACCCGGACGGGCATAACCACAGCGGCAATATCCATGTGCATATCGTCATCAACTCCCTGCGGATTTATGAAGTCCCGCTTCTGCCCTACATGGACAGACCCGCCGACACACGGGAGGGCTGCAAGCACCGCTGCACCAACGCCGCTATGGAATATTTAAAGAGTGAAGTCATGGAGATGTGCCACCGGGAGGGGCTTTACCAAATCGACCTCTTGAACGGCAGCAAGGAACGGATAACCGAACGGGAATACTGGGCGGCAAAGAAAGGGCAGCTTGCCCTTGATAAAGAGAACGCTGTCAGAGAAGCCGCAGGACAGCCGACCAAGCCCACCAAGTTTGAAACGGACAAGGCGAAGCTGCGCCGGACGATACGGCAAGCACTTTCCCAAGCTGGCAGCTTTGACGAGTTTTCTTCCCTTTTGCTGCGGGAGGGCGTGACCGTCAAGGAGAGCCGGGGGCGGCTTTCCTACCTCACGCCGGACAGGACAAAGCCTATCACAGCCCGGAAGCTGGGGGACGATTTTGACAAGGCTGCTGTCCTTGCCCTGCTCACGCAGAACGCCCACAGGGTCGTCGAACAGACCACAGCCATACCCGAATACCCCCACACCCAAAAGGGACGCTTGCGGGAGGAAAAAGCCGCAAAAACCACCCCGGCAGACAACACCTTGCAGCGCATGGTTGACCGGGAAGCCAAGCGAGCCGAGGGCAAGGGCGTGGGCTATGACCGCTGGGCGGCAAAGCACAATCTAAAGCAGATGGCGGCTACTGTTACCGCCTACCAGCAGTACGGCTTTTCTTCCCCGGAGGAACTGGACGAAGCCTGTTCTGCCGCCTATGCCGCCATGCAGGAAAGCCTTACAGAGCTGAAGCAGGTGGAAAAGACGCTGAACGGGAAAAAGGAGCTGCAACGGCAGGTACTTGCCTATTCCAAGACCCGCCCTGTCCGGGACGGGCTGAAACAGCAGAAAAACGCCAAAGCAAAAGCAGCCTACCGACAGAAGCACGAAAGCGACTTTATCATAGCAGACGCAGCCGCCCGTTATTTCAAAGAGAACGGTATTTCCAAGCTGCCAAGCTATAAAGCCCTGCAAGCAGAGATTGAAAGCCTTATCAAAGAGAAAAACAGCGGCTACAACGATTACCGGGCAAAACGGGAGGAATACCGCCGCTTACAGACCGTCAAGTGCAATATCGACCAGATTTTACGCCGGGAGCGCAAGCCTGTGAAAAGGCAGGAACAGGAGCGATAA
- a CDS encoding plasmid mobilization protein, producing the protein MRKRYNTPHRSRVVKTRMTEEEYTEFAERLSAYNMSQAEFIRQAITGAAIRPIITVSPVNDELLAAVGKLTAEYGRIGGNLNQIARTLNEWHSPYPQLAGEVRAAVSDLAALKFEVLQKVGDAVGNIQTYQL; encoded by the coding sequence ATGCGAAAACGATATAACACGCCCCACCGCAGCCGGGTAGTCAAGACACGCATGACCGAGGAAGAATACACCGAGTTTGCGGAAAGGCTTTCTGCTTACAACATGAGCCAAGCCGAGTTTATCCGGCAAGCCATAACCGGGGCAGCCATACGCCCCATCATAACCGTTTCCCCCGTCAATGACGAGCTGCTTGCCGCTGTCGGGAAGCTGACCGCCGAATACGGCAGGATCGGCGGCAACTTAAACCAGATAGCCCGGACGCTGAACGAGTGGCACAGTCCCTACCCGCAGCTTGCCGGGGAGGTACGGGCGGCGGTTTCCGACCTTGCTGCCCTAAAGTTTGAAGTCTTGCAGAAAGTGGGTGACGCTGTTGGCAACATTCAAACATATCAGCTCTAA
- a CDS encoding helix-turn-helix domain-containing protein: MRNNRLLPYETIVQAASGEPEAVGTVLQYYRRRIQCAARVNGRVDQDTEDYITQTLLTAIFKFRFGR; this comes from the coding sequence ATGAGAAATAATAGGCTTCTCCCCTATGAAACAATCGTCCAAGCCGCCAGCGGGGAGCCGGAAGCGGTGGGAACTGTATTGCAGTATTACCGCCGCCGCATACAATGTGCCGCCCGTGTGAATGGACGGGTAGACCAAGATACAGAGGACTACATCACCCAGACGCTTCTCACAGCTATTTTCAAGTTCCGCTTTGGGAGATAG
- a CDS encoding RNA polymerase sigma factor yields the protein MTCTEEYREHIEYTFHAFCKVVIRNATINAARTRSRKHKREISLEYLTDEKHYPLGTTDEYFQAPEPDEEYILTLCGDTVIFSSGLLAEALSRLDEREREMIYLSFFKRIPQHEIGRQYGRSRSTAGYHIRKALRQLQAEMEGMAYEK from the coding sequence ATGACCTGTACAGAAGAATATCGGGAACATATCGAGTACACTTTCCATGCCTTTTGCAAAGTCGTTATCCGAAATGCAACGATCAACGCAGCGAGGACACGGAGCAGGAAGCACAAAAGAGAAATATCCCTTGAATACCTCACAGACGAAAAGCACTACCCTTTAGGCACGACAGATGAATATTTCCAAGCCCCGGAGCCGGACGAGGAATACATACTTACCCTTTGCGGCGATACGGTCATTTTCAGCAGCGGTTTACTTGCGGAAGCCCTGTCACGGCTGGACGAACGGGAGCGGGAAATGATTTACCTGTCCTTTTTCAAGCGTATTCCACAGCACGAAATTGGCAGACAGTACGGGCGCAGCCGCAGCACAGCGGGCTACCATATCCGAAAAGCCCTACGGCAGCTCCAAGCGGAAATGGAGGGAATGGCATATGAGAAATAA
- a CDS encoding class I SAM-dependent methyltransferase has translation MEYSKEDLMEAKRQILGVGENMGTEESKKIWEKNAQFWDDAMGDESNEFHREVVRPKVTELLSPDPSDYILDIACGNGNYSSYLAQRGASVVAFDYSKKMIELAKRRRSQYAKQIEFCVADATNRESLLGLKRNRAFTKAVSNMAIMDITDIEPLFMAVYELLEENGIFVFATQHPCFITLTEKYMTPHSYYDIAIEGQPEEQIYYHRSIQDIFNLCFRAGFVIDGFYEECFKNNKEIPMVMIVRLKKVKRDSLK, from the coding sequence ATGGAATATAGTAAGGAAGATTTAATGGAAGCAAAAAGGCAAATTTTGGGAGTGGGAGAGAACATGGGAACAGAGGAAAGCAAAAAGATCTGGGAGAAAAACGCACAATTTTGGGATGATGCAATGGGTGACGAATCCAATGAATTTCACAGAGAGGTAGTACGTCCCAAAGTAACGGAACTTCTCTCTCCTGATCCTTCGGATTACATTTTGGATATTGCGTGCGGCAATGGAAATTATTCTTCGTATCTTGCACAGAGAGGCGCTTCGGTCGTCGCTTTTGATTACAGCAAAAAAATGATAGAATTGGCTAAAAGACGGCGATCACAATATGCAAAACAAATTGAGTTTTGCGTAGCGGATGCGACCAATAGAGAAAGCTTATTAGGATTAAAAAGAAATCGAGCCTTTACGAAAGCAGTTTCTAATATGGCAATTATGGATATTACGGATATTGAACCGCTTTTTATGGCTGTTTATGAACTATTGGAGGAAAACGGGATTTTTGTCTTTGCAACGCAGCACCCTTGTTTTATCACATTGACTGAAAAATATATGACACCGCACAGTTACTATGATATAGCGATCGAAGGGCAGCCGGAGGAGCAGATTTATTATCATCGTTCCATACAAGATATTTTTAACCTTTGTTTCAGAGCTGGATTTGTCATTGATGGATTTTATGAAGAATGTTTCAAAAACAATAAAGAAATTCCTATGGTAATGATAGTAAGGCTTAAAAAGGTAAAACGTGATAGCTTAAAATAA
- a CDS encoding helix-turn-helix domain-containing protein yields MNQKQTDITTGKQIRHLRTQSGMTQEELAGKLNVTRQALSNWERDVNEPDLNTLKKICFLFGVHMDDFAKEVITKMETCEKKRNDNLISMIWQLDFFMVSGYFLALVFSLLAVL; encoded by the coding sequence TTGAACCAGAAACAGACGGATATTACAACAGGAAAGCAAATACGTCATCTGCGAACACAATCGGGAATGACACAGGAAGAACTGGCTGGGAAATTGAATGTTACCCGGCAGGCGCTATCGAATTGGGAGAGAGATGTTAATGAACCCGATTTAAATACGTTGAAAAAAATTTGTTTTCTTTTTGGAGTCCACATGGACGATTTTGCGAAGGAGGTAATAACAAAAATGGAAACATGTGAAAAAAAGAGAAACGACAATTTAATAAGTATGATATGGCAATTGGACTTTTTTATGGTGTCGGGATATTTCTTGGCATTGGTATTTTCTTTGTTGGCGGTTTTATGA
- the tet(32) gene encoding tetracycline resistance ribosomal protection protein Tet(32), translated as MKIINIGILAHVDAGKTTLTESLLYTSGAIAEQGNVDKGTTRTDTMILERQRGITIQTAVTSFCWNDYKINIVDTPGHMDFLTEAYRSLSVLDGAVLVISAKDGVQAQTRILFHALQKMDIPTIIFINKIDQNGIDLRRVYQSIKDKLTSDMIVMQEVSLSPKITMTDISDLDKWDMIISGSDELLERYVAEDSLDIQELQYEKCKRTRCCSLFPVYHGSAKDNLGTEKLIEAITETFITETDDIQSELCGYVFKVEYTERKKRLSYLRLYHGTLHLRDTLLLSKKEKIKITEMCIPSNGEIVPVDHACPGEIVILADDTLKLNDILGNEKLLPHKTRIDNPMPLLRTTVEPQKPEQREALLNALTEIADTDPLLHFDIDTVTHEIILSFLGKVQLEVICSLLEEKYHVGVAMKEPSVIYLERPQKKASYTIHIEVPPNPFWASIGLTVTPLPVGSGTQYKSEVSLGYLNQSFQNAVMEGVRYGMEQGLYGWGVTDCQICFDYGVYYSPVSTPADFRFLAPVVLEQALKKAGTQLLEPYLSFTLFAPQEYLSRAYNDAPKYCAIIESTRLEKDEVIFKGEIPARCIGEYRNDLNFYTNGRSVCITELKGYQETSGEPVFQPRRPNSRLDKIRHMFQKIM; from the coding sequence ATGAAAATAATCAATATTGGAATTCTCGCCCATGTAGACGCAGGAAAAACAACATTGACGGAAAGCCTGCTGTACACCAGTGGAGCGATTGCGGAACAAGGAAACGTGGATAAAGGAACTACAAGAACAGACACTATGATTTTGGAACGGCAGCGCGGAATTACCATTCAGACAGCGGTTACTTCTTTTTGCTGGAATGATTATAAAATCAATATCGTGGACACTCCCGGTCATATGGATTTTTTAACCGAAGCATACCGCTCTTTATCTGTCCTTGACGGAGCTGTTTTAGTCATTTCGGCAAAAGACGGCGTACAGGCACAAACCCGTATATTATTCCATGCGCTTCAGAAAATGGACATTCCGACAATTATCTTTATAAATAAGATAGACCAAAATGGGATCGACCTGCGGCGTGTTTACCAAAGCATTAAAGATAAACTTACCAGTGATATGATTGTCATGCAGGAGGTTTCCCTGTCGCCAAAGATAACCATGACCGATATTTCTGATTTGGACAAATGGGATATGATTATTTCCGGAAGCGATGAACTATTAGAACGATATGTTGCAGAGGATTCTTTGGATATACAGGAATTACAATATGAAAAGTGCAAAAGAACCAGATGCTGCTCTTTGTTTCCTGTTTATCATGGGAGTGCAAAAGACAATTTAGGAACAGAAAAACTGATTGAAGCGATTACAGAAACTTTCATTACAGAAACAGACGATATTCAGTCTGAATTATGTGGATATGTTTTTAAGGTTGAGTATACAGAGCGGAAAAAACGGCTTTCTTATTTACGCCTGTATCATGGGACGCTCCATTTACGGGATACCCTGCTGCTGTCAAAAAAGGAAAAAATAAAGATTACAGAAATGTGTATTCCGTCAAATGGTGAAATCGTCCCGGTTGACCATGCCTGTCCGGGAGAAATTGTTATTTTAGCTGATGATACTTTGAAACTGAACGACATTCTGGGAAATGAAAAACTCCTGCCTCACAAAACACGGATTGATAATCCCATGCCATTACTTCGGACAACGGTAGAGCCGCAAAAGCCGGAGCAAAGGGAAGCCCTGTTAAATGCCCTCACAGAGATTGCTGATACAGACCCTCTTTTGCATTTTGACATTGATACTGTTACACATGAGATTATATTATCTTTTTTGGGAAAAGTACAGTTAGAAGTTATTTGTTCGCTATTAGAAGAAAAATATCATGTGGGCGTGGCTATGAAAGAGCCTTCGGTTATTTATCTGGAAAGACCGCAAAAAAAAGCGAGCTACACGATTCATATTGAAGTGCCGCCGAATCCGTTTTGGGCATCTATTGGTTTGACTGTAACACCGCTTCCTGTTGGAAGCGGAACACAATATAAAAGCGAGGTATCTCTCGGCTATTTAAACCAAAGTTTTCAAAATGCCGTCATGGAGGGTGTGCGTTATGGAATGGAGCAGGGCTTATATGGCTGGGGAGTGACAGACTGCCAAATTTGTTTTGATTATGGAGTTTATTACAGCCCGGTCAGCACCCCCGCTGATTTTCGTTTTCTTGCGCCTGTCGTGTTGGAGCAGGCATTGAAAAAAGCAGGAACACAACTGTTGGAACCATACCTTTCCTTTACCCTTTTTGCACCGCAGGAATATCTTTCACGGGCTTATAATGACGCACCAAAGTATTGCGCAATCATTGAATCAACCAGACTTGAAAAAGATGAAGTTATTTTTAAGGGGGAAATCCCTGCCCGTTGTATTGGTGAATATAGAAATGATTTGAATTTTTATACAAATGGAAGAAGTGTCTGCATTACAGAATTAAAAGGGTATCAGGAAACTTCCGGCGAGCCTGTGTTTCAGCCACGCCGCCCGAACAGCCGTTTAGACAAGATCCGGCATATGTTTCAGAAGATAATGTAA
- a CDS encoding transposon-encoded TnpW family protein has translation MHENKNEHNTGTKTIKKIGKVTYEVIVHFNENATETMQDKLKRIMLREMEREKDKKPHKND, from the coding sequence ATGCACGAAAATAAAAATGAACATAATACAGGAACAAAGACTATAAAGAAGATTGGAAAAGTAACTTATGAGGTTATTGTCCATTTTAATGAAAATGCGACTGAAACTATGCAAGATAAATTGAAAAGGATAATGCTTAGAGAAATGGAGCGAGAAAAAGATAAAAAACCTCATAAAAATGATTAG